Below is a window of Camelus ferus isolate YT-003-E chromosome 4, BCGSAC_Cfer_1.0, whole genome shotgun sequence DNA.
GCCCAGATCCCGAGAGCCTGAATCAGAGCCACACGGCATGGGAGGTCCTCATATCCCTACTGCTATAGCTGCTCCAGTGTGAGCCTGAGGGCAATCAGAGAGGCTTTCTTGGGGAAGAAGGGGCCAGGTGGGcctggaaggatggatggagcTGAAGGAAATGTCTTGATCTAAGGCCCTTAGGGGTTCCTGGCGACCTTCATTAGGGCATTGGGAACACATCTATCTCTGTGGCTCCCCAGGGCAGTGGAGAGAAATGCAAGGAGGCAGatggcaggcagggcaggcaatgtttctcttttcttacatCTGGCTCTCAGCCCTGATCAGACATCTCCCTCTTACACTCTGGGCCTGTGTTGGGCCCAAGGGGCAGGATAGTCCCTGTCGTTAAGGACTCACAGATGGGAGCAGGGGGTCAGAATCAGGCAGTGGAGTCAAGCTTCGTCCAGGGTGTGATCTCAGGCCATGACTAGTGTTATGGCTCCAGAGTCAAGTCTAGCTTAGAGGTCAGCTTAAAGTTATGGATCAGGAGGTGGTATGGGCCAGGAACCGAGCAGTGGAAAAGGGTGGTATGGGGTCAGGCTGTGGTCTGGAATGTTGATCAAGCTACAATAGAGAGCTCTGGGGAGCAGCCAGGGGTTTGGGGCAGACTTGGGTTTCTCTCTCCTTGCGAGCCCTGGGGCCCATAGGGTTGTGGGTGCTGTGTGGCCCCTGAGGTCTGTGGGCTaggactggggctgggagggtgctCCCCAGGGCAACCCAAGTTGGCACCCAGGGTCAACCTGTTCCCCCCTCAAGTCCACCAggttccagccccacctcctcatgCCCCTCTCCAGGCTGGTCTTTAAAGTACGTAATTCGATTCTAGGGCGCCTGTCCTGGTTGCAGGCCTGGCCCCAACAAAGGCTGCTCATATGTTCCCTGACAGAGTCCGGAGTCCCTCCCGCCTGGCTAGCTGCCCGCGACTAATGCATTGCTAATAACCAGGGTCTAGTTTCAcaagcccccctcccctgctAACGAGCTACAGGCAGCAGCCCTGCGCGTCGCGGCGCACACGCCTTGCAGTGGACCTGGCACActgcccaccacacacacacacgggaacatgcacgcacacacgtggTCCCCAGCAGGAACCATGATCCCTACATGCCTGTGACTAACATGCCAAGACCACATCCTGGCCCACACCATGGGCAGAACTGACCTCCACACTTACATGGGCAAAGCAAAATACACGGGCTCCGTGTCAGGAACATGCCTGGCCTGTGGCACATGTTAGCCCTGTTCCATGTCACATTGGCATTGGGGTTGGCTAGATTTATGGCTCTTTTGAACTTGTATTTTGCTCTAAACAGAATCTACTCTCCCTGATCCTTGATCTTGGAGAGAGGCAGGTGTATGATTGGGAGGGAGTGTGGCGGGGAGAGCGGAGAACATCACTTGGATTTTCAGGAGGAAGTGAGAGAGGCAGGCCAGAAGTTGCACAGGAATGGGCACCGTGAGGCCTGACAGGGGCTGTCTCGGTATGCATGGGGGCAGCGAGTGCTGGGCGAGCCTGGGTTCCCTGCATCTTCTGCTGTGGGCCTAACTCAGCAGGAAGGCCTCGAGGGCATGTTTGACATCTGCTGCCGCAGACTGGATGGAGGATGCCTCGGCAAGGCAGATGCCAGCAACCAGGGAATTCCTGCCAGTTGTGGAGCCATTCTTTTAAGGGGGTGGATTAAGAGATTAGTGACAACCTAGGAAGAAAGGCGCAGGCCTAGGAGATGTGGCTTCCGGGAGAGCACTGGGCTCTTAGACCACATTCCTGGAGGCATGGTTGCCCACCGTAAGTCCACCAATGATGTGCTAATTTGATCTGCTCCCCATGGCTCTCTCATTTTGGGGAAAGATAGATGTGGAGATCTGGGGGACAGAATCCAAGAAGGGGCCGGTGGCCAAATCCTGGCAAGAGGGAGAAGGAGCCGAATGAGCTGGGGTTGCTCAGCCAGAGGGGGTCTTTGCAGAGCCAAAGGGAACTGGGGGCCAGAGGTGGAACTGGGCCCCAACTCCAGGAGTGGAGAGTCTCTGGGGCCCACTGATCTTCCAGGGCTGGTAGGAGGACTTCCTGAGCCCAGGTCTGGGCCCAGAAGGGCTCTCACCCTGACCCTGGCCTGTAGCACTACCTCCCACCTCAGGACCACAGACcttggggggatggggagagttTCCCACTCCACTGGGACCCAGCCGCACATACGtggatacacatacacacacgtacatgtaCTCACAGCCTGTCTGGTCAGGTAGCCCAGACCCTGGTTTTCTTAGGGGAAGACTGGAACAGGGACCAAAAAGCCCTGAAGCCAGACGTGGCCCACAGCGGCCCCCCCTCCGCCCCTGCCGGCTGCCCCTGTTTACGAGGCGGCTTAATGAGGCAGCGGGTGCCGCTGAGATGAACCAGAGCCCAtcctgggcctgggaggggcgcCGGACAGGCAGGccagcctggaggctggggggAGACCAGCAGGATGGAGCTGGCCGGGGCGGGGCTAGGGGCAGTGGCGATGCTTCCAGGAGGAAATGGAGCAGCTGTCTCCTGTCCTGCAGCCCCGggagctgccccctccctgccccttttccTCCTCAGGCAGGGTGATAACCGCACTGAGGCCTTCCTGAGGGGGAGGCccagctggggccaggctggagggTGCGCTGGGCATCTGGGAACCCAGGCTCTGAGCCGGAACCCATGATGATGACAGAGCTGGCTGAAGTCTGCTCGGTGCTTACCATGTGCCTGGGTCCTCATTATAACCCTGTGAGAGAGATCGTTAacgccattttacagatgaggaccgCAAGGCATgtggaagttaagtaacttagtCACCTAGCTAGTAGGTGTTGGAGCCAAAATTTggactcaggcagcctggctccctgtCTGTGTTTGTAACCTTCCCTCTAAACTGCTTCTtgatggggtgggagagggcagctCAACACCATTCCTTCTCTCACCCCATTACTCTCGTCCCCTCCAGCTGGGACTGGAGTGAGGTCAGGACTCAGGCTGGGGTCAGTGAGAGAGCTGCGGTGACAGCAAGGTGGAGACACTGGGGCCAAGTCCTCCTTATTCTCCCGTCAGGGTGCTTCCAATCTCCTTAAAGACAGATGATCCTCACTCAGGACCGTCTTCCCTCTCTGGGGGGGGTCTCCTCCCTGAGATGTCTTTACTCTCCTGTGGGAATATTCTCAATATCTGCGTGTGCCCCCTCACCCATCACGGAAGTCCTCATCCCCTCCAGGGGTGTTTTCAGTCCTCTCTCCCCACAAGTGTTCCCACTTCTTCCGGGGGGGGGCCTCACTGCCCTGACCCCCAGAGTCCATCTGCCCGTAttttccccaccccaccatctGGCTGCAGGTGGAGCTGTCGGACGGCACAGCGCACACCATCACAGACGCCTACGCGGGGAAGGAGTACATCATCCAGGTGGCGGCCAAGGACAATGAGATTGGGACCTGGAGTGACTGGAGCGTGGCTGCCCATGCCACGCCCTGGACTGAGGAGCCACGACACCTCACCACCGAGGCCCAGGCCCCCGGTGAGCCCGCCCCCTGtgctccctccagctcctcttgGCACTTGGAGCCTCTGCCCCAGGGGTCTCCACACTCTGTGTGGCTGCCACACTCCCATTGGTCTGTCCAGCACCTGCTGTTCCTGGTCCTTGCTGTATGGACATTGTTGGTCGGGACCAGGGTATGTGTGGGACTTAGGGAAGCAGGATCTGCCGGATAGGTGAGGCAGGGCAAGtctgagagaggaggcagggactgtctgatgggggaggcagcACCAGTCTGACACAGGAAGCAGGAACGGTGTGCCTCATGAAGCCCTTGATCTGGGTGGGACTCTGGCTCTGGCCCTGCCCTGAGTTTCCCCCATGTTCCCCAGAGACCACGACCAGCACCACCAGCTCACTGGCCCCCCCGCCCACCACGAAGATCTGTGACCCCGGGGAGCTGGGCAGCGGCGGAGGGCCCTCAGCACCCCTCTTCATCAGTGTCCCTCTCACTCTGGCCCTGGCTGCCACTGCCGCCACTGCCAGCAGTCTCCTGATCTGGTAAGTCGAGTGAGGCTGGGCAGCAGGGGGGAGCCTGAGGGGCCCCCACTCCACCCTCGTCCCTCACAGCACCCTGCCCTTTCTCCCCAGAGCCCGGCATCCCGTGAGGACATGCCAGCGCACCTGCAGAGGAGCAAGAGGCCGGCACTGAGCCCGAAGACCCCGGTTTCTATTTTGCACACGGGCAGGAGGACCTTCTGCATTCTCTTCAGACACAATTTGTAGAGACCCCGGCAGGCCCGGGCCTgccgcccccagccctgccacaccgtgctgcccctcctcccttcctcaggGAAGGGGGCTGTGCAGCTAACCCACCCACCAaagaccccccaccccaaacctgccCCCTCGGGCTGGACCCTCCAATGCCAGCGACTCCCAGGAGCCCTTGGGGGGCCTGAGGGGAGCCCCTCACATCCATCatttctcctcctgccccagcctcctgtcTGTCCCAGGGTCTCTGTTGCCACCATCAGATTATAAGCTCCTGATGCTGGGGGGGCCCagccatccccctccccccagtgtCCACACTTTTCagtcccccacctctgcccctatTTTGTACgaccctccccttttcctcctccttccccacagtATTTAATGCCCTGTCAGTCCCTTCTAGTCTGACTCAATGGTAACTtgctgtatttgaattttttatagatgtatatacaggggtggggggtgggggagttctcATTAAACGTCACCATTTCATGAGTCCTCGGAACAGACCCACTTTGGGAGGGTAGCCCTCCTCCCAGGATTCCTCCCCAGATTCCTCGCCttccaggcctggaggagggaaggaactgGGGTTGGAGAGAGTCACCTCTCTccagagaggtgggggaggcagttCCGCTCTCGGGCAGCTGTGTCTGGGGATGAGGCTTTCAGCGTCTTTGGAGGGTAGGATGCCCTGGAGGCCAGGGCCAGAGCTGTGGGGGATGAGGGGTCCCAGCACAGCAGGCCCCACTCGGGGGCATCCCTCAGCCCCAGAGGCTGCTGAATCCGGGCAGCACTAAGGGTACCCACGGGGGAGAGATGCAAGAGGGAGGAGGCCAGACTTCCGCCTTGGGGTGGAGGGCTCGTATCCCTGCCATCGTGGAGACACAGCCCCAGGGTTCTATCAGGTCAGGCCTGGGACTCAGCCAGGGCCCAGAGCGCAGAGTGGCCTGGGCcggtgcagggagggaggcttCTTGAAGGAGGCCACTTGGCTTGTGACTAGGAACTGGACTCGTGCTTCAGGACGGGCAGTGTGGAGTATAAGGTTTACCCCAGGGTTAGATTGCAGTCAGGACTCAGTGTGAGTGGGGGAGGAATGGGCTTTGGCTTTACAAGGTACTCGGTCTTTGGTCCAGCTCCACACCCTGTCCACACCCTTCCAGTCCCTAAACTGGGACTCCAGGTTCTTTTTGATTTCTCCTCAGAGGAGGGGCCCCTGGCTGCCCCCGACCCGCTCAGGTCCAGCCCCCCTTGTAGGAGCCACCTCCCTGCAGCTCCTTGGCTGAGAATGCCTGAGGCTGGGGCCAAGTTGGCAGGCACCTCtggcctggggctgagggcaaAGGGTTAGGCCAGAGCCCCAACCTGGGAGCCAGGCTTGGCTGTGTTCTGGGCGGCTGGAGCAAGGAGAGAAGGAGTCGAAGCCATGAACATGCTGGCCCATGCACACCCAGCAGGCACTGAGCACCACACTGCCGCTAACCATACCGCTGCCCCCCCATGTCACACATGCACTCTGATTCAAACCCTCTTCCACAGACCAGGGTCAGAAAATGGGCATTCCTTGCTGGTTTCGCCACCTGCCTGGGATGATGCCCTGGGAGGAGGGATTCACGGTGCCAGGAGCATCGATGAGTCAGGCCTGGACAGGACTCCAAGTGGGTGGGGGGCTCAGAGTGAAGGTGGCTGGCTCTCCTCCAGGCCGGGCACTAGAAGACGAGAAGCATGTTCCAGGCGGGAGATGCCGTGGAAAGCAAAGGCCTGGTGTCAGGGTGGAGGCCTGTGGCTTTTCAAGCTGAGCAGCCCCAGCTGTGGGAGCATGTGGCTCCTCATTCACCGGAAGAGGCTCCCAGGAAGGACATCCTGAGAAGGGCTGTGGGCCTGTCTCTGTGGCCTGGACCCGCAGTTCTGCCTGTCTGGTCTCTGTGAGGTGTGGCTCGGGTCTGAAACCTGCACTCCAGGTccagcaggggtgaggggaaTAGGGGGTGAAGGACATTGTATTCCTGGGTTGGGTCTGAGCCTCCCGCTTCCCTGTCCTTGTCTTAGGGGGACAGAAATTAGGAGGTCTCTGGCCtgtgctgccttcctgccttgaGAGCTTTGGTCAGCCCTGACCCACCCGCCACCCACCCAGGGCTTGGGCATCAGCAATCTGGCCTCCATTAGCAACATGGGAAAGCAATTatgtggggcctggggaggagaaggaggggagggggcctgctgGAGCCTCAGAGGCCAACGGAGAGGAGGACTGGGgcatctccctgcccccaaccccaaggGAGAGACCCAGCCCTGTCCCAAGCCCCGAGGTGGCTGGAGGGGCAGTGTCATTGCCTCTGACCAGACTGGACGTGGGCCTGGGAGTGGTCATCTCTCCCTGGGGGTCCTGGCCCTTGACCTCACAGAGGCTGCTGGCCTTGGAGGGTCTTGACTGTTGTCTGCAGCTGCTTCCGAGTGCTGTCCCTCCATATTTGTTGTATCTCATCGTGGTTCCGGGGTGCTGGGGATGACTAAAGACATTAGTTCTTAGGGCAAAATCAGAACCTGAAGAATTAAAACACTGCTGGTgttgttggggagggggtgggaggatgtGCACTGCTTGGAGGGGGTTAGATCCCAGGTCGGGTGTGCATCGCAGCCCAGCCTCTCAGCTCACTAGTTCTCCTTGCTCCTCAAGGTGCACTGGGGATGGGAACCCTCCTCTGGGCCCTGTTCCTGTGACACTGACTTGTCTCTGGCCCGTCCTCTTCTCGCTGAACACcttcttgtctctgtctctgtcctacGCCTGTCTCTGAACATGTCTTTGTCCTGGTCCCTGTCCTTGTGTTTCTCTGTATGTCTTCATCTCCTATCTCTGCtaccctctgtctctctcaccatctctctctctctgtctccagccctgtctctgcctctgtcctcctccctgtctctcaatcttctctttttctgccttcctccctctgtctctggggGTTGGTCCCCATCTAagagtctctgtgtctctctctgtgtttctatctctgtgtgtttgtgtgtgtatgcccCTGTCCCCAGCTGTGTCTCTGTTCCTCTTCCCTGACTCTGGCAGTTCCCTCTCTTTGCCCTTCTCTGTGTGCTCCTGCCCTGGTCCAGACCCCCACCTGTGGCTGCTCTGCTCTCTGGCCTGAGCCGGGGGCTGTCCTGGCTTCTGCTGCCCTCTCTCGGCCGCCCGCCTGCCCTTCATTCTCCTGGGCAGGCAGCTATCAGCACACACATCCACggctgcctcccagcagcaggccaggagaggagagagggaggtggtgggcagACACCCGGCAGGAATGCCTCCCTGCGGCCTCTGGCTTTGAGAGCTCCCCAGAGCCAGTGAGCTCACTAACTCCCTAGGCTGGGGCTCCGAGAAAGTTCATTCTCACATGGAGAGAACAGAATGCTTGGCTCCAAACCCAGCCCTGTGTCCTGCACCTGTGTGTCTTTACGGCTTGAGGCCCTCATGTTCAATCTGCCTGCAGCCGAGAGCTACTGGACGTGGACAGATAGAGATATGACCCTCAGATGGTAGCACCTGCCTGGGGATGTAGGGCTAAAGCCCTGGGGGCAAGAAGGGTTGCAGTATAATCCTCacatcccttccctctcctcagaggagggcagaggggaaggaggtctGAGGAGGGGAGTCTGATGGAGCC
It encodes the following:
- the CNTFR gene encoding ciliary neurotrophic factor receptor subunit alpha isoform X2, coding for MVCEKDPALKNRCHIRYMHLFSTVKYKVSISVSNALGHNATAITFDEFTIVKPDPPENVVARPVPSNPRRLEVTWQTPSTWPDPESFPLKFFLRYRPLILDQWQHVELSDGTAHTITDAYAGKEYIIQVAAKDNEIGTWSDWSVAAHATPWTEEPRHLTTEAQAPETTTSTTSSLAPPPTTKICDPGELGSGGGPSAPLFISVPLTLALAATAATASSLLI